Sequence from the Penaeus chinensis breed Huanghai No. 1 chromosome 5, ASM1920278v2, whole genome shotgun sequence genome:
ataaagtgatagtaatgataatgctaataatgaaaataataatgaaaacgatgatgatagtaataataatgataataatattaacaataatagtaataataataacaatgataatactaatgattttaacaatgacATTATTCATGACGATCctaataaccacaacaacccaTGAATATTTAGTTATCAATACCGTGCCTAACGCCCGAAGGATCCAAATCAACGGCAGAGGCACATCACTGCAGTCTCTCTCGATGCTCGGATTTCCTTCACTTGCGTTACGCCCCTcgaacacagaaacacatatacatatatatatatatatatatatatatatatatatatatatatatatatatatatatatatatgtgtgtgtgtgtgtgtgtgtgcaaattcgcCCATACAttgcgtgcatgtgagtgtgtgtgtgtgtgtgtgtgtgtgtgtgtgtgtgtgtgtgtgtgtgtgtgtgtgtgtgcattcattcacacgcacacgctcgtaTGAGCATAAACACGGATTTATTTAAACTGGGTAAGTTAAGACTAGTGGGTGAGTCTAAGGTAGATATGATGGAGAGTTCAGAATCAACATCAGTCATTACCAACTacttccctggggaaggatcagtggtcagccaccccagtataaagacccagtcaacttcgTGATGGCAACATggcgcctatgtgtgtgtgtatgtgtgtgtgtatatatatatatatgtatatatacatatatatacatatatacatgcatacatatttatgtatatatatatttatatatacatatatatatatatatatatatatatatatatatatatatatatgcatacatatttatatatttatatttatatatatatatatatatatatatatatatatatatataaccacacacatacacacacgtacacaaacacacacacacacatacgtgtgtgtatatatatatatatatatatatatatttatacatacacacacacacatatatacatatatttacatacatatgtgtgtgtgtgtgtttgtgtatgtgtgagttcatgtgtgtgtgcgggtgtgtgtatgtgcgtgtgtgtgtgtgtgtgtgtgtgtgtgtgtgtgtgtgtgaatatacatatatctatatgtatatatgtatatgtgtatatatatatacatgcatatgtatacacatatagatatatatgtatatgtatatatatacatttatatatatacgtatgtgtgtatatgtatgtattatgtacgtatctttgtatgtatatatgtgtacgtatttatgtatttatgtatgtagatacataaatcCAAATGATACACATACATTTCATGCTAAAAGATGAGCGGGACATGAAACTTTGCCTTCCAGTGCATCAAGCAACACGACCTGTGGTAAGGTAAGCGACGAGTAACAGGAATATATATCACGGAAACATTAATTTCTGATGTTTATGACTTGTTTACGCGCCTAAGATTGCTGATGTAGCTTACGATTTCaggcgctttttttttctttacttcataTAAATCAGGCCAAGCTGTAGATAAAGGTATACGGTATCGAcaggtgggcgtgtgtgtgcgccaGACTGGAAACTTTGCAGTGTGTGGTTAAGATCTCTGACGCTTTTTTCGGGCAAACATTTCCTGGTTATTtcctatctatttgttcatttattttattttgtcactGTCTCTTTGTTATAACTTTTAAAGGTAGCAATGTGCTTCGCAAGATATTGATCGTTGATAGCAGTAACATATTGGTGATGCTAAATATATGACAACTGAAAGATTTGGGATGAAGATTAATTAGAATGTAAAGATATAATTTGTACATATTGCATTCAGTGAATCACTACTCTCAAATGTATCTCTATATCGATAAAAATGGAGTAAAGTTACAGCAACATAAAccgtatatctctatacatacatatacatgcttgacATAGCGAAAAAATAGTTTGAGGCTCAGCTATCGAAGTTCTTGGGAGAGGAGAGTGTATGCAGCACAGCGTCCCAAGGCCTTGAAATAACAGTGAAAAAGAAATACCCCGCTGCCCCTGTTTAATGGTCATTAACTTGGATTTCTTGCAAACCATTTTTGTCATTCCTTTTACAAacgctttaaacacacacatagacgcacacacacttgtagtatatatcatatgtatatatataaacatatatacatatatgtgtgtgtctcgctATAAAATCAAGTCGACGAACCCGAAATCCAAAATTTGTAATATACATTGGAggaatccgaaaaaaaaaaaaaaaaaatacgcagccAAGACCTGCCTTCGTCTCGCTCGGTCAGTCACTGTGACTCAAATACGCTCCTTGATATTAATGCTATGTTGCATAATTCATAACAGACGCTTGACTCCTGACATTACAAGTATAGTAGACAAGCCTGGGAAAATCatacaaggaagaaagaaaaatgtttatgtTAGAGAGGAAATGCTGCAGACATGTATTTGCAATAGTGTATTAGTCCATATAGCTAATGATCTTATAAAAAGGGCCATGCAGAAAGTCACTAACAAAAAGACCAGAGCAGGATTTATAAGTGATGTAGCGAAAGACGGGGATTAAGTCGTCGAAAATAATTGTTATGCTTATAAATATGATAGTGACAAACAGCGGTTAAGTAGTCTAAAGATATGCGTTATACAATTTTCAGGAAAGGTATTGAAGAATGCGTGCAGATTCGAAATTAAAGCGAAGGTGTTGCATTTGCCAGCTTCCAGTCTCCCTTTGCATTAGCCTGGGCACTTGCAATCGCTGCTTCTGATCTGTTTAGCGATATTGTGTTGCTTATATAGCTTTCCTTTATGtcgatttatgtatgtgtctatctataactTGTGTTCTATTTCAGCGTAAAATGACACGCCTTAGAAGACCATTACCTGTTTTCTTAGGGTATAATAATTTAATCATATGATAATTACTTTTTAAACCTACTTTTAGATATACTATAGTACATATCATGGACTGCCTATGTACTACGTTTACTtgctcataaacatatacacatatctggaaaaaaatatatgcatctatatatacatatatacatatatacacatacatatatatgcatattcatatatatgtatatatgtatatatatacactatatatgtatgtatggatatgcatgcatatatatatatatatatgtgtgtgtgtgtgtgtgtttgtgtgtgtgtgtgtgtgtgtgtgtgtgtgtgtgtgcatgtttgcatgtatgaatgtatggatgtatatacacagaaagatagctagataaactgagagataggtagaaacaaaggaacagacacagatatacatatacactacattGTTCATGTCGTTGATAAACATCATTTTATATGCAGTACATATGGTTATGGATCTCTTATTCTAAAGATGATTATAAAAGGTTGCAAAACCATGTATATGCTTTCTAGGCatttacacacatagaaacacacacatacatatatgtatcagttAATAACCATTTGACATCTCTTGACATGCAGCAGAATCACCGTCTTTGGAAGGTGGCAGTAAGAGTGTCACCTTGACCCTGGCACCTCCGCGTGGTATATAAAGGGAGGCACGAGAGACCAGCATCACTCACCTGCTGAGCCATCCGACCCACCACACCCTCCGCAATCATGAAGATCGTAAGGTTCAGATATTTTTCAGCTAACTTTGCTTCGAACATTCGAAGCAAAGTTAGTTattcgaacatttttttttcactgataatgcaatataaaaaatatgatgaaaatgtatttttttcagtttgtcaTCGCCGCAGTTGTATCAGTCTGCTTGGCTGACAAGCTGCCCAGTCACTTCGGCTATGCCTCTCCACAACCTTCTTCAGCCTTCAGCCACAGGTCGCGACCTGCATCTCGCCCTTCCTTTTCTGCCCCAAGACCTGCTCCCCAGCCAACCTACTCTGCCCCTAGATCTGCTCCTGGCCCAGTAGTACCCATCCTTGTGGACGACCGCGTCCACCCCGACGCAGGCGCTTACAGCTTCAACGTTGAGACCGGTGACGGCATCTCACGCCAGGAAAGTGGATCGCCTGTTCCAGCTAAGGAGGGTCCCGTCACGGCCATGTCTGGCTCCTACTCGTGAGTAACGCTGTTTGCCATTGCCTTTCGCGACGACTGTTCATTATTCTTAACGaagtttttatcatttcatttatttttaatttgccaTACCCACCTTTTCCAGCTTCACCCTCCCTGACGGACAAAGGTTTGAGCTTCGTTATGtggctgacgagaacggcttccagccccagtcaGCCTTCCTGCCCGTGGCCCcagccttccctcaccccatccccgcccacgcccttGAGCAGATCGAGCGCGCCCGTCAGGAGGATGCTGCTCGCTCCCGCCAAGGACCTTCTCAGGGATACAGCGCCCCTTCCCGCCCCTCGCGTCCCTCCAACTCCTATGGCTTCCCTCAGTAAATGCCTTTAAGACTAAGCGTTATGCAGGAATATTTTCCAggttatattatttataacagtTTCCATGTATAGTATTATTAAATATTACGACGCGTTTCGAATAAAATGACGAAAAAATCCAATCAGCATATCTATTTTCTGCCTAGCACAGATACTATACTTCAAATTATGCCCTgagtaaattgaaaaaaaaaaaaaaaacactaaccatTTTACTAAGATAACGTAATCGCATATACACATTGCTGTTCATATTTGGAAATTTATAaatgtcagtctgtttatctgtcagtatctctctttatatacatgtgtacgtatatatatatatatatatatatatatatatatatataaaactagagagaaagagagagagagagagagagagagagagagagagagatgtaatatatatatgtatatatacacagaagtatacgtatgtaaattagtatatatacatatacttatatgtatgcgtgtgtacatacacacatatataaatattcatctctatatataaaaatatgtatatagttatatgtatatattttatatatatatttatgtatacaaatatatggttatatatttatatgtatttatgtatacaaatatatgtatatatgcatatatatgtgtgtgtacatatatatacatatacatatgtatatatatgtttttttatatatttatatacatttacatatatatatatgtgtgtgtgtgtgtgtatatatttatatgtgtatgtgtgtgtgtgtgtgtgcatgtgtttgcgtgtgtattcatatatatatatatatatatatatatatatatatatatatgtatgtaaggtatgcatatatatgtacttatatacgtatgtaggtacgtacatatatatatatatatatatatatatatatgtaaatatatatatatatatatatatatatatatatatatatgcgcatatatatacagatattagttaattaatctatatatttatatatacctacatatatacatatatgtatatattcatatacatatctctgtgtgtatatatacacatatatctatatctctatttatatacatacacacacacacacacaaacgcacacacacacacacacacacatatatatatatatatatatatatatatatatatacatatatatatgcatatatatatgtgtgtgtgtgtatatatatatatatatatatatatatatatatgaacatacatacatatatatatacatatatatacacatttacatatacatgttcacacacacacacacacacacacacacacacacacacacacacacacatatatatatatatatatatatatatatatatatatatatatatatatatatatacatatatatgcatatatatatgtgtgtgtgtatatatatatatatatatatatatatatatgaacatacatacatatatatatacatatatatacacatttacatatacatgttcacacacacacacacacacacacaaacacacacacacacacacacacaaacatctctttctctatatatacatgaatatatatatatacatatatatatatacatatatataagtaaatatatatatacatatacatagatatatatatatatgtataaataagtaaatatatatatatatatatatatatgtgtgtgtgtgtgtgtgtgtgtgtgtgtgtgtgtgtgtgtgtgtattatatatatatatacacatatatacatatatgtgtgtgtgtgtttgtgtttgtgtgaacttatatacgcgtatgtatccacacgtgtatgtacgtatgtgtgtgtgtgtgtgtgtgtgtgtgtgtgtgtgtgtgtgtgtgtgtgtactgatatacatatatatatgcatatgtatatatacatatacatatacatatatatgtgtgtgtgtgtgtgtgattgtgcgtgaatttgtatatgtgtttgtgtatgcgtgtgtgtctgtgtttgtatgaatgcatgcgtgtatatgggcatatgtgtatgcatgtgtatgtgtgtctacagtATGTACGTatccgtttgtgtgtttgttagtatgtGCGCACTGTATTTTCATACGATTATATGTTTATCTTATGACTGAATACTGTCGATAACATACCTTACAAAATCACACggatatattcatttcttttctacCGTTCATATAAAATGCATTTCATGAGAATGATGACGTttatgctgattatgatgataacggaaataatgatggtgttaataataaagataacaacgataaaaaatatatattgataataacgatgatgatagtaataatattaatgataata
This genomic interval carries:
- the LOC125025950 gene encoding cuticle protein AM1239-like; amino-acid sequence: MKIFVIAAVVSVCLADKLPSHFGYASPQPSSAFSHRSRPASRPSFSAPRPAPQPTYSAPRSAPGPVVPILVDDRVHPDAGAYSFNVETGDGISRQESGSPVPAKEGPVTAMSGSYSFTLPDGQRFELRYVADENGFQPQSAFLPVAPAFPHPIPAHALEQIERARQEDAARSRQGPSQGYSAPSRPSRPSNSYGFPQ